The Sporomusaceae bacterium FL31 nucleotide sequence AAGCTGTTGCAGCAGCTGATATTACGATGATTCTAATCCCTGATGAGAAACAAGCTAAAGTGTACAAGGAAGATATTGCACCTAATTTAAAACCAGGCAGTGCATTGGTTTTCGCTCATGGCTTTAATATTCATTTTAATCAAATCGTTCCACCGAGCGACGTTGACGTATTTATGGTTGCACCGAAGGGGCCAGGACATTTAGTTCGCCGCGTATTTACCGAAGGTGGCGGAGTTCCTTGCTTGATGGCGGTATATCAAGATTACAGCGGCACAGCACAGGAAGTTGCTTTGGCTTATGCACGCGGAATTGGTGGAGCTAGAGCTGGCGTGCTTCCAACAACCTTTAAAGATGAAACTGAAACTGACTTATTTGGTGAGCAGGCTGTGTTGTGCGGCGGTTGTACTGAACTGATTAAAGCTGGTTTCGAAACTCTTGTTGAAGCTGGTTATGAGCCAGAATTGGCCTATTTTGAATGTTTGCATGAGATGAAACTAATTGTTGATTTGATGTATGAGGGCGGAATGGCGGCAATGCGCTACTCCATCAGCGACACAGCCGAATATGGTGATTATATGATTGGCAAACGGATTGTGACTGCTGAAACTCGTGCTGAGATGAAAAAAGTACTAGCTGAAATTCAAAGCGGTA carries:
- the ilvC gene encoding ketol-acid reductoisomerase (NADP(+)); the protein is MAKMYYDQDANWDMIHGKTVAVIGYGSQGHAHALNLKDSGIKVIVGLYEGSKSWAKAEAEGLAVAPVAQAVAAADITMILIPDEKQAKVYKEDIAPNLKPGSALVFAHGFNIHFNQIVPPSDVDVFMVAPKGPGHLVRRVFTEGGGVPCLMAVYQDYSGTAQEVALAYARGIGGARAGVLPTTFKDETETDLFGEQAVLCGGCTELIKAGFETLVEAGYEPELAYFECLHEMKLIVDLMYEGGMAAMRYSISDTAEYGDYMIGKRIVTAETRAEMKKVLAEIQSGIFARNWILENQSNRAEFSATRRREADHQIEKVGKELRSMMTWLNKK